aggaaaaagaaaaaattctagtACAGAATGATGCATTTTGCTGCTTAAATTAACTTGCTATTTTTAGCTCATCCATAAGATGTCCCGAAGTGTATCTAACTCTAGCTTGTTTGTATTTTACTCAGCCTGTTAATCATGTTAGTTATATTcactaaattacttttttttttccccaaacatttttTTGACTGTTAATTGCCTTCTGTGTCAAGACCCCACTTCCTTCTTCCCAATTTACTCTCTTCTTTTACTCATACATTCTTTGGTCTTATGATAGCCCCAGATTAGGAGATAAAAAGATTAACATTTTTGAAGTTctccaaaatgttttatttttttctagatttaaaaagaaatttgtagTTATTTCactacaatttaatttttatgatataaccaatttgttttttaaaatctggatataattttctctttaggGTAAAGTTTTAGGCAGAAGTTAGTGAGTGGGAAACAACTAGGTAACTCAAGTACTTCCtaattgtgaccctgggcaaatcacttaaccctacctGCTCTGCCTTGGACCccatacttagaattgattcaaagatagaaggtaaagatttaaaaaaaaagttagtaggTGGGTGGAAGGAGATTACCGAGACTTTTTGGAGAGTTTTTTAAATGTacgtttaattaattaattgattgatttaagaGTATTTTCTcttggttacatgaatcatgttctttccctcctttccccccaccccttcccatagccaaagagcaattccactgggttttacatgtgtcattgatcaagacctatttccatattattaatattcaaactagggtaatcatttagagtctacgtcccccatcatatcctcattgacacatgtgatcaaacagttgtttttcttctgtgtttccactcctatagttcttcctctgaatgtgggtagcgttcttttccataaatccctcagaattgtccttgatcattgcattgctgctagtacagaagtccattacattcgattttacaacagtgtatcagtctctgtgtacaatgttcttctggttctgctcctttcactctgcatcaattcctcgaggtcattccagttcacatggaattccttcagttcattattcctttgagcacaataatattccatcaccaacagataccacaatttgttcagccattccccaatcgaaggacattccctcattttccaattttttgctaccacaaacagtatggctataaatatttttgtacaagtctttttccttattatctctttggggtataaacccagcagtggtatggctggatcaaagggcaggcagtcttttaaagccctttggacatagtttttAGAATTTCTTAATCGCTGCAAAGGAAATATTCTTTGCAACATGTCTACAATGTTAAATGTAATAAGGCAGCATAGAGCAGTGCATAGGTTattggatttaaagtcaggaagttctaggttcaaatctcttaGCAGATTCAACTTGAGTGAGGTATTTAACCATCctgtacctcattttcctcattttcaaaatgagcgGAGGATGAGGTGGATTCGATGGCTTCCTATGAAGGttagtttttattcttttgttattttttgcctTGGTCCAAAAAATTTTTTGGAGGTGTCAGaacttgttattattattagtcttcTCTACATAGAAACTTCATTCACCAATCTAGATCATCAACTCATCCATGATTTATAATCAGAATTACTTGGGTCAGTGAAAGGTAATGtgacttgcccctggtcacaGTATGTGCCTTTATATCCATAAAGCCATATTGCCTCtctgattttactttattttaattcaCTGGGGAAGTTTTGAATGATATGAAAAGAGTGCctggaaagaaaatgtttttcttaatgttacattttattattgttgttgttgctttgtaTGAACTGAAGGATGGCAGGACTTTTTAGTATGCCCTTTTATAGAACAAgagaatcttagaattagaaaCTTTTAAGTTATTCTGTATCTGCTGGGGATTGATTACAGTTCCTAATCGGCAGTCACCTGTCATCTTTTTGAAGATTTCTTGTAATGGGGACTTCAGTAATTCCCAGGgtaacccattccatttttgtaaTGTTTTAGTTATTAGGAAGGAGAGAGTGCTAAATTTGAAGTTAGATGACCTAAATTAAAATtcttgcacaaaaaaaaaaaacaacaaaactcacTATATCAGTGACTTTGGGTAGTCTTTTAATCTCTCTTGTGCCtctattccctcttctgaaaATTAGGATGTTAGTCTGTTTGCCCATAAAAGGCCTTGCCAAGCCTAAATCAGTAGTTTTACATTTGTCCTTTTATTCAGTGATTGATTCCTTTACCCAttgctcctctttttctttctgggtCTAGAAAAAGCAATTCTAATGCTTCTGCCACACGACAGGCTTTCAAATactgaagacagctatcatgtcaaCAAACAAAATAGCAGATggttattaagtacctacttgtGTAGCACATTGTATTAGATGATAGGGACGATACAGGGTTTAGAGAGACATCAAGGACTCCATGAGGAAGTACGAAGCACCAGCATAGTATTAAATAATACAACACAGTAAAGAAATTAGACGGTTACACAACAAAAAGTTGTGTCTCTGCCCaagatttttctcttctccagactgagCATCCCTAATATCTTCAAACAGTCACTTGGCATAATTTATTTCCCATTCACAACTCCTTTGAACATGAGTTTGTCTGTATCTCTTAAGCAAAGCACAATACTTCAGCTGTAGATTGTCAAATTTCTCAGGGCAACAAaactattctcttccttttttttttgtggcacaTTTCATCTATTAATGCAGCCTAAGATTTTTATGTTTTTGCTGCCATTATCATGATGTTGAGTTTAATTTATTTGCAGTCCATTAATATTCTTGGGTCTTCTTCACAGGAGTTGCTATTGATaacagcagttttttttttcatgttctaCTTATATAGTtgattttgttaaaaatgtttcctttgaAGTACTAGACAAACATAAACACCTATAAAAAGAAGTATTTcatgttatattttctttttaatttttattttaaacataaaaagaacATTTCTCTGCACCCTATATCTCTCTCAAAGCAGATTCTGTATAATACTGTTAGTCATCAGTTCACACTGCTTTTTTTTccaagtataaaataaattctacaCTTTACTTTGAAAAAATGGCCTACTTGTTTGtacttcccttcctttctgttcatttaaaatattttagtgttCTTTTAATTTGACATTGCTATCGCTATTCTCTCCCACCTGATCGACAGTGTCCTCTccctatttaaaagaaaagagaaagggggaatggGGGCAGAGAACCACTTCTGATAAAGAAGCATAGTCAAGAAAAATCCATGCAGAAACCAGGTTCAGTCTGTATCTTGTGTTGATTACCTCTGCTTCTATTTGTATTGCTGGTGCTTAGCAAAGTCCATTTATTAAGAAAGGCAGTgtgctttttgtattttctccAAGATCTTGAGATACACGTATTGTCTACCAGGAGGCATGCTCTACTCCCTAAAAGCCTCTGCTCCTCCATTTACTTTGCTAGACCGGTCTGAGACTCAACTGCCACAATCCACAGTCCTAGCTGCTTGGCCTTCTCTCTGGTCCCAATGCAATAACTGTTGATTCTTGCCCACATACTGCTGTGTGACGATGACCAAATCTGGCTTCATGTCAGCTACTGATTTCcccacatatataaaatatctcatttgattctcttaatAACCTTGTAAATAGTAGGTGCCATtactgttcccattttacagatgggaaaactaagatGACTTTACCAGGTTCATATAGTTCtcaagtatctaaggcaggactGAGTGGTATTCAGGTCTACAAGTATAGTACCTTGTCTACTGTGCCAATTAGCAGCCTTTCTCATTCAGGTTGTGAATAAATATACTGCCCTTCATCACCTTTTGAGCCAGAGGAAACTAATAACTTGAATATAAGAAGACATAGGTACATGGGACTATGTTGCACATATAGTGAGTCATTGGCTctgcaagaaaaacaaaacttgatATTATTTCTGCTGGTCTTTGTGACATTCCTTTTCTGAGCTCAGGGTGCGTCTTTTTCTGACTCTTAGCTAAGAGGGCAAACTGTTATTTGTCTCTGCTTTTCACTTTTCTAGGCCTTTTCCTATTTGTTGGTGTTACTGTTAGACATGACTTACTTAGGTAGTTTTCCTGTAATTAGCAAATTCTTGACAATGCTCTATTGCAAACAATAACCTTCTTTGGCTATTATCTCTGAGAATGTTCTACTGAAGAAATCCAACTTctagctctttctcttttttttttcctttttcatcatttctctggaTAATACAGGTACTAGTTTCTTGTTCTCCCCAGGGAAAATGTCTCCTTTTAAATTGAGTCAAGACTAAAGTCATATGCTTGTTCATTTTACTCTTCTCCATAGAAAGTTGAGTATATACTTACTCTAAAATATGTCCAAGACTGTTAGAGGTACATGCTACATTGTAAAAGTGAACAGTTTTAGAAGAATTAACTCAGTTGATCAATTCAGTAAGCCAGTGAACTGGTGGTGAGGAATTCCACCCACTTCTTAATGAGAAACAATGGactaaatatgcagaatgagacgTGGcacatttgggaatttattttgcttgaataGCATATTTTAAAGTTCATGGCACAATTTTAAGAATGTTGCATCTTATTTACTCTcatcataaaatatatgtgtgtcttCTCGAAGGATTTATTTAATATCATTTGCTACAAAAAAGCATCGTAGAATCCATCTGGGGCTATATCTCATTCCATTTTGCAGTGGTCTCTTCTGTCATATTCTCTGAGCTTTGTACATCACTACCTTCAGTGCTGTAGTTTAGAGAAGTTGTAGAGAACTTCTAGAAACAGAGGGGTTCAATATTATGGTACAATGGAAGGAACTTTGGTTCAGAACTATGACCTGCCAGTATGACCTTTTGCAATTCATTTCACAGAATCTGAAGAGTTGTAAAGGACCTCAGTGGTTATCTAGATCAACCTATATATGAAAGTAATCTTCACTATAACATACCCAACAAGTGGGTATTTCACCTCCCTTGACTTCAtatttctcatctatcaaatgaggagtttggactagatggcttctgaggttctttTTAGCTCTAACTTGATCCTATGATCCCTTGGGAAAATTATGAGAGTAACAATAAAATTATAGGAATAATTACAGAAATAACAAGTAGGGAAACCACTACTATAGATGAGAACAATTGCCTTGGTTTAAAAGAAGTGAGCAAGCAGATCCTCTAAAGCAGAGATTCTCAGCCTAGGGTTCACAAACCATTGATCCCAAGATGGGGTGGATAGATTGGGGCGGGGGGTTCATGAACTCCTGTGGGAAAAAGACTTctttttcagtataattggtttcctttgtaatcctatatatttaatGTGCTTAAAAACGTTCTTATGAGAAGAGCCTTAGGTTTTACCAGATTGACAAGGCAGTCCATAAAACAAATAGGCCAAGAACCCTTGATCTGAAGGGAGAAACATGGCTCAGATCCTTTAATAATAACTCATCacagtgataaaaattataaggaaattaTTTCTAAGCCTGATGCCAGAAAAATTCTCTTATCAAAATTCAGTTCACAATCTGAGTCAAATTCTGTAATCATCAGTTAtttaatagataaatgaatgcTACTTGCAGAATACAACTTGCTAGTTCATTCACAAAGAAAtaagatgggaaggaagggaataacaGGGCTCATTACCATTGTTCTGTTCTTTATGGATAGAAGCCCAAAGAAAGCTCAGTTATTCCAGCTCTTCATTGCTCCTCACCTCATATATTCTATACCTTTCCCCCAGCAATACACAGACTAGTCAATAAAATAAGGATcacagaaaatatataaaacctggaggagagagagaagagatggatgTGAGGGCTATGTATCCAGTGGTAGTTAGCTTCCCAATCTTTCTCCTCcctacctttttttcttattacattCAGATCATTTCTTTATTGTGTGATTCAGAGTGACTgggatcttttccttttccagactAGATATGTGAATTGTAATGCCTTTTTTATCCCAAAAGAGATTCCACATCAATAGTAAAGTTCCTCTGCCCTGTGGAGTTTCTTGCAAGGTCTCCCCTAATCATGCAGAATGGAGTAAGCAGGTAGTAGAAGCATGAAATTGGTCACTCTGGCTTATTAGAGAACCCTTTTGGGCAAAGTGTAATGGGGACCTTGTTGCTATGCTGACCTACCTCAATTTTTGATATGTGGAAATACACAACaacctttctttcccctcagatTTTTCCCcacatatataatagaaattatttgatcTGTAGCATAATTTGAGCATTCTGACCACCTTGAATTGCAACTACCATGATAGATTGCAGAGGAAGAGGATAAAGTGAcagaattggggaaaaaaactccAGATTTTAAAGGGCCAATCAGTTTTTGGACTCATTGCCATATTGGCTGAAGGTTTTAGTTCACCAGATCTGTATTTGTTTCTCATTCCAGTTTCAGGTGTGGCTCTGGGGCAGGGACAATGTGGAGGTCATCAGTGGTTCTAATTGAAGCTTGTGAGTATAGGGTTGTCCCTTTGATTTTAGCCAAAAGGTGTTGGGCTGTTGTTTCAGGAAAGAACAAACCACTCAAAGTTAGAAGGCTGTTACTTTAGTGATCAAGAGAGATGTTTGGAAACTAATGATCAATTTTGGACTGAGTTAAAGGTTGTTATACCTTTaagctttgtaaatattttggaagtTAAGTATTTTGATGAATTAGGTATGTTTTTGGTTAAATGCTTTGACTGGAAACTGTTAAAAGGGGAATGTTATTGTGTCTGTGATGTGCTAATCATGTTTCTGATGTTATCCACATTTTCATATTACCCATTACAGTTTCATAGAGGACAGTAACCTTGAGattacaaaaatacattttaattaacCTCCAAATTTCTGATTCTTAATCTCCAGGAGTTCCAGAATTTACACATAATAAAAGTATTTGTTGCAATtcctaaaataaaacaattttgagacaAATATGTTTCTCTACATTCCCACTGGGATGGGAGcaaccagatttaaaaaaaagtagacagAATTTACTATATCTTTGTTTATGGGGAGCAactatttcttatggcataaaaTTAAAGTCTTGGATATCCTACCAGTTGCTCAAACTCAGTTTATTCAAAGTAGAGCATGATATCTTTTTTCTGCCAACCTGCTtctttcttgtaattttttttcattattatccatCCATATTCAGTCACTCTCCCATTCTTGAAATCCTgactgattttttcttctttacttctatGTCCAAGATTTCTAGACTTGACTGGAAAGTTGTGTTACACTTCTCATATCcagcttattattattaagccCTCCACATATGCCTCCCATTTTGCCTCTTTCCTCCcattgttgctattattagtTGTCACAACCATCTGCCCTGGGCTTTTGGAGTACTCTCTTTACAGGTCTtgctgatttcattttcttctctccctaatCCATCCTATCTTCATACTGCTCCAAGACAAATCTCCCTTGTGCATTCATCAGATCGAGTTCTACCCAAGTCAAACTATCAGTCAACAATTATCAAGCATTTACAATGTGTTGCTGAActcctttaaggagcttacatggTAATGGTAGAGACAACTTATAAACaaataggtatatataaaatgataatggaaagggaacaaatatttgttaaagccCTGTGCTAGAAGCTTTACAGGTAATAGTCTCATTTggttcctcataacaaccttagAATATAGGTGCTATTCTCCTCCacattttgtagttgaagaagctaagacagaggtaaagtgCCTCACCCAGAATCACACACTAGTAAGGGCttaggctggacttgaactcagcaTTCTGGTCCATGCACCCATCTGGCAACATATGGAATAGAAGGAACAGTAATCTTAGAGGCGAAGGCTCAGGTGGCTAGCAGGATGAATgataggaggaagaaagaagcagagaatcagaggtgaggagggagggcattccaggcatggaagaaaGACATTTAAGGATAGAGAGATTGAGGATAGCTTGTGGTAAATGAGGAATAGCAATCATTGACCCCTAGAGTGTGTGGAGGAAAAGACATCTAGGTGCACAGAATACCAGGCCTGGGGTCAAGAAGTCaagagttcaagtccagcctcaggcacttactcattgtttgaccctggacaaatcacttaactgctgtctgcctcagtttcctcaactgttaaatgggaattaaaatagcaccttctcagggttgttgtgaggctcaaatgaaatatttgtaaaaactttctgccttagtaacaactaacaaagacagaaagacaaggactaggcagtgtGGAGTGAttagtccagggtcacaaaactaggaagtgtctgaagtcacatttgaacggAAGTCCTCCTGAATTCtggcttgacactctatccactgtgctacctagctgttcctctGAAGAATCTTAAACACCAAACAAGTCCATATTTAGAATTCCTGGAGATACAGGTCAAgccttcccttctccctgagacctttcctgatcccactCAACTTGAGGTACCCTCCTTTCCAAAactattttgaattaattttcttttgtgcATTCCCTTTCGAATGTAGACTCTATCAGGGCAGAATCTGTTCCACTCcagtttttgtattcccagtgcttgaTATAATGACTAGCACATAGTATAGGCtcttaaataatttttgattcattgattgataaCCTGTGCTTGGAacatccttcttccccttcttatcTATTAAATTTCTATACTTCTGTCTAAACCTGACCACCTCAACCCATTACACACTGTCAGTAGCACACAGTACTTTGTGCCTCTGAATGCTCTCTTCATTTTGTATTAGTCACCTGTGTATATGGTCTGTGTACCGGATTATAAAATTTCTCGAGTCCAAGGATCCTGTCTTATAAACATTACAGTTCTCTGTACATAATAGATACattgaataaatgttttcttgaattgaaacaaatatcttcattttatcagTAAAAGTTTGATAGTTTCAAGTTAATTTAGTATACATGGTTAGTATTagtttttgctaaatattttgtctgctttcagatttttttaatattgacaGCTATGTACCTGATTTAAGATTCTGTTAAAATTTAATAATGGATATGAAATTCAAGTTAAGTGATTGGTATTAGCAtgccaactttttaaaaaactttacaaTCATTTGAGAATGCCATCCTTAATTATTGCTATTTTCAGAAGCTATTTTATTTGAGGTCCCCATTTGAAATTGTTTCCTCAAAAACATAAAAGGTACTATCCATAACGATGTagcttttttttcacttttaaagatACCAAAGCCTTAAGGTCCTAACATTCTATggaattaataaaattatgatgctaaaagagagggaaatattcatgtttagccattttaatattaaaattctacTATGAAAAGAAGTTTGACAGTAAAAATGTAcataatttctaaattttcttaaataaatgtaaactttggTACAAGTTGGTGTACCTGACtgtttttattgtttataatttaGATGAAGGGGATGCTGGCATATTTTGGTAACTTTCGTCTGATTGCAGAGTTTTCGAATCCTTTTGTGAATCAACGGTAAGTTGTTGATATTGTTAATGGTTTTTAATGTTGGCCATACTAAGCCATTTATTTTTAGtagaaaatgattttcctttgtcCTGATGCATCCAGCtctaaaattattgttttaataCTACCCTAGGGACTCCCTATAACATAACTTATAATGGAGACTGAAATTAAGCAATATTTATCATGAGTTCTGTTTTAAACCCTTCTCAGTGAgttactgaaaaaaaacaaacattttatgtatattaGAAGCTTTTTCATTTATTACCTAGCCTAATACCTTGAGCTCACTGAgactcaataaatatatattgaatgacTGATCCCATTTGATAATGCAGTAGAAACATTATACATGTTGGGCATAAGACTGAGCATCATAATTTTGGGGTAAAGAAATTTCTGCCAAATCTTAAAGATACTCCATGGAAAGGATGCCTCAGCACCACACATTTTATAAGACactgtatttttatatatatgctataaactcatacttggggcagctagttggcacagtggataaaatgctaggcTTGAAGGCAGGTAGACTCcttgttctgagttcaaattttgctccTAGCTGTaagaccttgggtgagtcacttaaccctgtttgcctcagtttcctcatctgtaaaatgagctggagaaggaaactgcaaatgacttcagtatctttgctaagaaaacccaaatgggatcaagaagagtcgGACACTGCTGAAAAATAACTGTAATCAATAATGGGGAAACAGATTCATAGAAATTGTACAACTTATTCATTGCCACGTTCCCAGTTAGTGTTCAAGGTAGGATTATAGCCCAGATATCTGACTACAAATACCCCCCCTCTACATGGCACAATGCTACCCCTCTAAGGAGACTGGGGCCTTATGGGGACCAAGGCAAATCACTTCTTTGCTATCAGACCatgagaaatcacttaacctctgtgatCTTCATTTTGAtcatctataaatataaaatctatattttgTCAATATCGATCATCCAcaaaatctatatctatattgatcacctataaaataattaatacttGCTGTACCTGCCTCCTAGGGCTagtatagaaggtgggattttagcagaGATATGACAGAAGTCTCAGGAGGCAACAGACAAGGATGGAGAGAATTGCAGACATGGGGACATCCACTAGAAGTGCCCACGGGGGTAGAGTGTTTTGTTTGAGTAACTAGCCTGAAGCTGGTGCCAGAGTATGTATGTAGAggggagtaagatataagaagactggaaatgtagcaGCAGCTGGgttgcaaagggttttaaaagccaaagagaattttatatttgatcctaaaggtagTTGGAAacacctggagtttattgaatatttaATTGCTCTTGAtcatagttttttcttttcattgtttttgagCTTTGTAATTTAGTGTAGATGCTAGTCATGTGTCCATTATGTTTAATGGCAAGACCATTTGTACagatttttccttaaaacaatGACAGAAAAGTTGGCAAAATTAGTATGTGCACATTATTTCCAGATGAAATAAAACCCATTGcatagtaaaaaacaaaaatggaaagcaTTCACTTTTGCAACATATCTATCCCCCCTGTCACCCATAAATAAAGATttagtttaataaatgcctttattTTTCAGGTGGTTCCTCGAAGTGCTAGGATATCCCAAGTCTTCCAAAGCTAACATCATCAATGGCGTACTAATGACAGTAGTATTCTTCATCGTAAGGATTGCAGTCATTCCGCCTTTCTATAGTCATATTTATGCTGTATTTGGAACAGAAGCTTTCAACAGACTAGGATTCGCTGCCCAAAGTGCCTGGATTGGTTGCAGTGGTGTTTTAGATGTGATGAATGTGATGTGGATGATCAAAATTTCAAAGGGATGCCTCAGAGTTATCTCTctcataagaaaggaaaaaaccaacAAGTGTCATCAAAATGGAAAACTTGACTAAAACTGGCATATCGAAAAACAAACTACTTCATTACCTTTCATTTGTGCTGATATGTGCTGATTTGACATTTCTTGGCATGGTCTGtgctttattaatatttgctattCAAGATTTCCATGACATCTGTTTTTAACTCTAGGAAAGAAAAACTAAGAGTAGCTTTTATTCCAAGACACCTTTTCAGCTTTCCAGCTGCCTTATAAGCATGAATACAACTTTAGGAGTTTAAAGAACAATTTACAAATACAATGGAGATTCTTCTGAAATGTATTACCTGCActagcatttttcaccatgaaaAGATGGCTGTGTTCATGTGTGTGGTGCACTTTGTTTTAGCTGATTAATTCTGTTGACAgaatttaaattatcttttactCTTTTCTATCAGTGTTTTCTTGGCAACCAACACTTATATGGGGCTTGACTTCAAAATTGTCAGTACTAACCAAGGGACTTTGGGATATGAAAATAGTGATTCTGGCACAGCTTATCATTTTAAATATCAGGATGAAGTATTTTGCTTCATCATATGTATGTAGTTAGCtcaatcatggaaaatatttcctGCATTGTAATATTTCCTGCATTTCTTTAGGATTATACAGATTTTGTATATAtgctctttttacattttttccttgtttctcacacattaaattttaattagttGATAGCCAAATTTTGGGgttgactaaaaaaataaaaccaccaACATCAGAGATATTTTAATCACTTAGAATTTCTTAATTCCCAGtttaagacctgggttcaaattctgtccttTCTGATGAAAGAAATTCCATGTTATTAGAaaacttcttttctccctttttctcaatattttacTTCAAGAACACTGTTTTACAGTTTTTCTCTAGAACTGAGCACATCTTTCCTTGATATGTATTGATGAAAGGAGAGATTTGGAGGGAAAAACTCCACAGTATTTAACAGTAATAGACATGTCAGAAGGACATTTCAAATGTGCCTATTCTGCTATTTTAGCTCTATCTCATTTTGCTAATCCCTCCAAAACTTTCAAATATTTGTCAGCATCTTTATGACAAAATATACTAATGTTTATCTGCTTTCTCATTTGGTATCTGAAATAATCAGCCTTATATTCACTACATGTGGTCATTTATTAAGGAAAGCTATtaaacaggtttttaaaaaaatttctgtcTAGCATTTTATCAAGTTATTACTGTGGTCTATTTTTATATTGCAGTAAAAACTGACatagacctaattaaaaatttccaaaagagagggatgatttttctaaaaatgtCAGTAGGTGATTATGTGGTTAGAATAAAAGGATGAATTGTGAGGGGGAAATGCTGTGATTTTGCTGCCTTGTCTCCCTTTCCACCTACCTTGCAGATGAGAAATTATTCTCTTGGGGTTTGCAAAATCTTTGCTGCATTTAGAACCCAATAATCATAAGTACCAAAGGTCTTGTGCTATAAAGTATCCATCACATACTTGAGGCTGGCCATTTATCTTCctaaaaattctctaaaaataTTGCAGGGTTTTTTGTTGAACATTTTTATAGGATTGAGACCCACGGATGTGTGGA
The window above is part of the Gracilinanus agilis isolate LMUSP501 chromosome 4, AgileGrace, whole genome shotgun sequence genome. Proteins encoded here:
- the LOC123243918 gene encoding TLC domain-containing protein 4-like, encoding MDSYSIIGIVFTSFLMFQLLFHFVSPWFSAQVTSGFNKLSTQKKIEWNSRIVSTFHSLLVGFLCLYILFFDEATIADPLWGDPSVVQVNLAIASGYLLSDMFLIILYWKVIGDKFFIIHHSAALYAYYFVLMKGMLAYFGNFRLIAEFSNPFVNQRWFLEVLGYPKSSKANIINGVLMTVVFFIVRIAVIPPFYSHIYAVFGTEAFNRLGFAAQSAWIGCSGVLDVMNVMWMIKISKGCLRVISLIRKEKTNKCHQNGKLD